In Stutzerimonas stutzeri, a genomic segment contains:
- the clpA gene encoding ATP-dependent Clp protease ATP-binding subunit ClpA gives MLNRELEVTLNLAFKEARTKRHEFMTVEHLLLALLDNEAAATVLRACGAGLDKLRHDLQEFIDSTTPLIPQHDEERETQPTLGFQRVLQRAVFHVQSSGKREVTGANVLVAIFSEQESQAVFLLKQQNIARIDVVNYIAHGISKVPGNSGNPEGDSEMQDEEGGESATSGNPLDAYASNLNDLARQGRIDPLVGREHEVERVAQILARRRKNNPLLVGEAGVGKTAIAEGLAKRIVDNQVPDLLASSVVYSLDLGALLAGTKYRGDFEKRFKALLNELRKRPQAVLFIDEIHTIIGAGAASGGVMDASNLLKPLLSSGEIRCIGSTTFQEFRGIFEKDRALARRFQKVDVSEPSVEDTIGILRGLKGRFEQHHGIEYSDESLRAAAELASRYINDRHMPDKAIDVIDEAGAFQRLQPEDKRAARIDVEQVEDIVAKIARIPPKHVSTSDKELLRNLQRDLKLTVFGQDDAIDSLATAIKLSRAGLKAPDKPVGSFLFAGPTGVGKTEAARQLARALGIDLVRFDMSEYMERHTVSRLIGAPPGYVGFDQGGLLTEAITKQPHCVLLLDEIEKAHPEVFNLLLQVMDHGTLTDNNGRKADFRNVILIMTTNAGAETAARASIGFTHQDHASDAMEVIKKSFTPEFRNRLDTIIQFGRLSHEVIKSIVDKFLIELQAQLEDKHVTLEVSDAARGWLAERGYDPQMGARPMARLIQDKIKRPLAEEILFGELAEHGGVVHIDIRDGEPFFDFETSAELA, from the coding sequence ATGTTGAACCGTGAGCTCGAAGTCACTCTGAATTTGGCGTTCAAGGAGGCTCGTACCAAGCGTCATGAATTCATGACGGTCGAGCATCTTCTGTTAGCGCTGCTGGACAATGAAGCCGCCGCAACGGTCTTGCGGGCCTGCGGCGCCGGTCTCGATAAATTGCGGCACGATCTGCAAGAATTCATCGATTCCACCACACCGCTGATTCCCCAGCACGACGAAGAGCGTGAGACCCAGCCAACTTTGGGCTTTCAGCGCGTGCTCCAGCGTGCTGTTTTTCATGTGCAAAGCTCGGGCAAGCGCGAAGTCACTGGTGCGAATGTCCTGGTTGCAATCTTCAGTGAGCAGGAAAGCCAGGCGGTATTTTTACTCAAACAGCAGAACATCGCCCGGATCGATGTCGTCAATTACATCGCCCACGGAATTTCAAAGGTCCCGGGCAATAGCGGTAATCCGGAAGGCGATTCGGAAATGCAGGACGAGGAGGGTGGCGAGTCTGCTACCTCGGGTAACCCGCTCGACGCCTATGCGAGCAACCTCAACGATCTGGCTCGTCAGGGTCGTATAGATCCATTGGTCGGCCGAGAGCACGAGGTCGAACGAGTCGCTCAGATCCTGGCTCGTCGGCGCAAGAATAATCCGTTATTGGTTGGTGAGGCCGGGGTTGGCAAGACCGCTATTGCCGAGGGGCTGGCCAAGCGCATCGTCGACAATCAAGTGCCGGACCTGCTTGCCAGCAGTGTCGTCTATTCGCTCGATCTAGGCGCCTTACTGGCCGGTACGAAGTATCGCGGCGATTTCGAAAAACGCTTCAAGGCTCTGTTGAACGAGCTTCGCAAGCGGCCTCAGGCTGTCCTTTTCATTGACGAAATCCATACGATTATTGGCGCTGGTGCGGCGTCCGGCGGCGTAATGGATGCTTCAAATTTGCTTAAGCCACTCCTGTCGTCGGGAGAGATTCGCTGTATCGGGTCGACCACGTTCCAGGAATTTCGTGGGATCTTCGAAAAGGACCGGGCCCTGGCCCGACGCTTCCAGAAAGTTGACGTTTCCGAGCCATCCGTTGAAGACACCATCGGTATTTTGCGTGGCCTGAAAGGGCGCTTCGAGCAGCATCATGGTATCGAATACAGTGATGAATCGCTCCGTGCAGCTGCTGAGCTGGCTTCGCGCTACATCAATGATCGGCACATGCCGGACAAGGCGATAGATGTCATCGACGAGGCGGGAGCGTTCCAGCGTCTGCAGCCCGAGGACAAGCGCGCCGCTCGGATCGATGTCGAGCAGGTTGAAGACATCGTTGCCAAGATTGCGCGGATTCCGCCTAAGCATGTCAGCACCTCTGACAAGGAATTGCTGCGCAATCTGCAGCGCGACTTGAAACTGACAGTCTTCGGCCAGGACGATGCGATCGATTCGTTGGCTACGGCTATCAAACTGTCCCGGGCGGGGCTGAAGGCACCCGATAAGCCTGTAGGATCGTTCCTTTTTGCAGGCCCTACCGGTGTCGGCAAGACGGAAGCGGCGCGTCAATTGGCGAGGGCTCTGGGTATCGATCTGGTGCGCTTCGATATGTCCGAGTACATGGAGCGTCATACCGTGTCGCGTTTGATCGGTGCGCCGCCTGGCTATGTAGGCTTCGATCAGGGTGGCTTGTTAACCGAGGCGATCACCAAACAACCGCATTGCGTGCTGCTGCTCGACGAGATCGAGAAGGCGCATCCGGAAGTGTTCAATCTGCTATTGCAGGTGATGGATCACGGGACGTTGACCGACAACAACGGCCGCAAGGCAGATTTCCGTAACGTCATTTTGATCATGACCACCAATGCGGGCGCCGAAACTGCTGCCCGTGCTTCGATTGGTTTCACCCATCAGGATCATGCATCGGACGCGATGGAAGTGATCAAGAAGAGCTTCACGCCGGAGTTCCGTAACCGCCTGGATACCATCATCCAGTTCGGCCGTCTGAGTCACGAAGTCATCAAGAGCATTGTCGATAAGTTTCTCATTGAGTTGCAGGCACAGCTCGAGGATAAGCATGTCACGCTTGAGGTGTCGGATGCGGCGCGTGGCTGGCTGGCTGAGCGTGGCTATGATCCTCAGATGGGCGCGCGGCCGATGGCTCGTTTGATTCAGGATAAAATCAAGCGTCCGCTGGCTGAGGAGATTCTCTTTGGCGAATTGGCTGAGCATGGAGGTGTGGTGCACATCGACATTCGTGATGGCGAGCCGTTCTTCGACTTCGAGACCTCGGCCGAGTTGGCTTAG
- the infA gene encoding translation initiation factor IF-1 encodes MSKEDSFEMEGTVVDTLPNTMFRVELENGHVVTAHISGKMRKNYIRILTGDKVRVELTPYDLSKGRITYRAR; translated from the coding sequence ATGTCGAAAGAAGACAGCTTCGAAATGGAAGGTACTGTCGTCGACACCCTGCCCAACACCATGTTTCGTGTGGAGTTGGAAAATGGGCACGTCGTTACTGCGCACATCTCCGGAAAGATGCGCAAGAACTACATCCGGATTCTTACCGGCGACAAGGTTCGCGTAGAACTGACGCCGTACGACCTGAGCAAAGGTCGCATCACCTACCGCGCCCGCTAA
- a CDS encoding arginyltransferase codes for MTSLARLKFYATQPHACSYLPDEQATTLFLDPSQPMDVQVYAELSEMGFRRSGDHLYRPHCQRCTACIPARIPAEGLELNRQQRRILKRNADLIVTDVRPSFTEEYYSLYASYIEQRHADGDMYPPSRDQFHTFLVRDLPFSRFYEFRLNGRLLALAVTDVLPNGLSAVYTFYDPSEERRSLGRFAILWQVGEAARLGLKAIYLGYWIKNCRKMSYKTEYRPIELLVNQRWITLS; via the coding sequence ATGACTTCACTGGCTCGTCTCAAGTTCTATGCCACACAGCCTCATGCGTGCAGTTACCTGCCCGACGAACAGGCCACCACGCTATTCCTCGACCCTAGCCAGCCGATGGACGTACAGGTGTATGCAGAATTGTCCGAAATGGGTTTCCGTCGCAGCGGCGACCATCTCTATCGGCCGCACTGCCAACGTTGCACCGCCTGCATCCCCGCACGCATACCCGCCGAAGGGCTAGAGCTCAATCGTCAGCAGAGACGTATTCTCAAGCGCAACGCGGATCTGATCGTTACCGATGTTCGGCCTTCGTTCACTGAAGAGTATTACTCGCTCTATGCCAGCTATATCGAGCAGCGCCACGCTGACGGCGACATGTACCCACCGAGCCGAGATCAGTTCCATACCTTCCTTGTCCGCGACCTGCCCTTCTCCCGCTTCTACGAGTTCCGTCTGAATGGTCGCCTGCTCGCTCTGGCGGTGACCGATGTGCTGCCTAACGGCTTGTCTGCGGTCTACACCTTCTACGACCCCAGCGAGGAACGCCGGAGCCTTGGCCGTTTCGCCATTCTCTGGCAGGTCGGCGAAGCGGCACGACTCGGGCTGAAGGCGATTTATCTGGGCTACTGGATCAAGAACTGCCGCAAAATGAGTTACAAGACCGAATACCGCCCTATCGAACTGCTGGTTAACCAGCGCTGGATAACTCTGAGCTGA
- the aat gene encoding leucyl/phenylalanyl-tRNA--protein transferase codes for MLTWLQRDDLSFPPLEKAMREPNGLLAAGGDLSPERLLAAYRHGCFPWYQDGQPLLWWSPDPRTVLYPEELHVSRSLRKKLRQGKFDITFDRAFQDVIEGCAGPRRYADGTWITTPMQEAYLKLHHVGIAHSVEVWQDERLVGGLYGLAMGRLFFGESMFSRTTDASKAGFVALVERLRDWRFKLIDCQMPTQHLASFGARTIARQTFAETLAKYLDEPSSARWET; via the coding sequence ATGCTGACCTGGCTGCAGCGCGACGACCTGTCGTTTCCCCCGCTAGAAAAGGCCATGCGCGAACCCAACGGGCTACTCGCCGCAGGAGGCGACCTGTCGCCCGAGCGCTTGCTGGCAGCCTACCGGCATGGTTGCTTCCCCTGGTATCAGGACGGCCAACCGCTGCTCTGGTGGTCGCCTGACCCACGCACGGTTCTGTATCCCGAGGAGCTGCATGTCTCACGCAGCCTGAGGAAGAAATTGCGCCAGGGGAAATTTGACATCACCTTCGATCGAGCATTCCAGGACGTAATCGAAGGCTGCGCAGGCCCACGTAGATATGCCGATGGAACCTGGATCACAACACCGATGCAGGAAGCCTACCTAAAGCTGCATCACGTCGGCATCGCGCACTCGGTAGAAGTCTGGCAAGACGAACGGCTGGTCGGCGGCCTCTATGGTCTCGCCATGGGTCGACTATTCTTCGGCGAATCGATGTTCAGTCGCACAACCGATGCATCTAAGGCAGGATTCGTGGCACTAGTGGAACGTCTCCGAGACTGGAGATTCAAATTGATTGACTGCCAGATGCCGACTCAACACCTGGCCAGTTTCGGGGCGCGAACCATAGCCCGCCAAACCTTCGCCGAAACGCTCGCCAAATATCTGGACGAACCCAGTTCAGCCCGATGGGAGACCTAG
- the trxB gene encoding thioredoxin-disulfide reductase gives MNEVKHSRLIILGSGPAGYTAAVYAARANLKPVMITGIQPGGQLTTTTEVDNWPGDVEGLTGPALMERMQKHAERFDTEVIFDHIHTAELQQRPFVLKGDSATYSCDALIIATGASAQYLGLPSEEAFAGRGVSACATCDGFFYRNQVVAVIGGGNTAVEEALYLSNIAKEVHLIHRRDKLRSEKILQDKIMEKATNGNIRLHWNHTLEEVLGDASGVTGVRLKNTLSGEEQKLDLSGVFIAIGHKPNTDLFAGQLEMKDGYLKIKGGSEGDATCTTISGVFAAGDVADHVYRQAITSAGAGCMAALDAEKYLDQ, from the coding sequence ATGAATGAAGTCAAGCATTCACGTCTGATCATCCTCGGCTCGGGCCCGGCCGGTTATACCGCCGCGGTATACGCTGCCCGCGCCAACTTGAAGCCGGTCATGATTACCGGCATCCAACCCGGCGGCCAGCTCACAACCACCACCGAAGTGGATAACTGGCCCGGCGACGTCGAAGGCCTTACCGGCCCGGCACTGATGGAGCGGATGCAAAAACACGCGGAGCGCTTCGATACCGAAGTGATCTTCGACCACATCCATACCGCCGAACTGCAGCAGCGCCCCTTCGTCCTCAAAGGCGACAGCGCGACCTACAGCTGCGATGCGCTGATCATCGCTACAGGGGCTTCGGCCCAATATCTCGGCCTTCCTTCAGAGGAGGCATTTGCCGGACGCGGCGTATCAGCTTGCGCTACCTGCGATGGCTTCTTCTACCGCAACCAAGTGGTTGCGGTGATCGGAGGCGGCAACACGGCGGTCGAGGAAGCGCTCTATTTGTCCAACATCGCCAAGGAAGTGCATCTGATCCATCGTCGCGACAAGCTGCGCTCTGAGAAAATCTTGCAGGACAAGATTATGGAAAAAGCGACCAACGGCAATATTCGCCTGCATTGGAATCACACCTTGGAGGAAGTACTTGGTGATGCCAGCGGCGTCACTGGCGTGCGCTTGAAGAACACCCTATCGGGCGAAGAACAGAAGCTCGACCTGTCAGGAGTGTTCATTGCTATCGGCCATAAGCCCAACACCGATCTATTCGCAGGTCAGCTAGAAATGAAAGACGGCTACCTCAAGATCAAGGGCGGCAGCGAGGGCGACGCCACCTGCACGACCATTTCGGGCGTATTCGCAGCAGGCGACGTGGCCGATCATGTGTATCGTCAGGCGATTACGTCTGCCGGAGCAGGCTGCATGGCCGCACTCGATGCCGAAAAGTATCTGGATCAGTAA
- the ftsK gene encoding DNA translocase FtsK, whose protein sequence is MKNTSSTAPASVWRQQLHYRLKEGALIALGALCAYLWMALLTYDPADPGWTHTSNVQQVQNAAGRAGAWFADVLFMALGYFAFLFPLLLGIKTWQVFRARHQPWSWNGWLFSWRLIGLVFLILSGSALAYIHFQFANNLPASAGGALGESLGQLAEAALNVQGSTLLLLAFFLFGLTVFTDLSWFKVMDLTGKITLDLIELIQSLFTRWWTARNERKQVVAQLREVDDVVNEVAGSLSDRRERAKVKERLLEREESLSKHMTERDKRPALMIPPPAPPKPVEQSKRVLKEKQANLFVDPLIEGSVPPLSLLDVAEKQQKQYSPESLEAMSRLLEIKLKEFGVEVIVESVHPGPVITRFEIQPAAGVKVSRISNLAKDLARSLAVISVRVVEVIPGKTTVGIEIPNEDRQIVRFSEVLSSAPYDDAKSPVTIALGHDIGGKPVIADLAKMPHLLVAGTTGSGKSVGVNAMILSILFKSTPEDARLIMIDPKMLELSIYEGIPHLLCPVVTDMKEAANALRWSVAEMERRYKLMAAMGVRNLAGFNRKVKDAEEAGTPLTDPLYRRESMEDEAPLLHKLPTIVVVVDEFADMMMIVGKKVEELIARIAQKARAAGIHLILATQRPSVDVITGLIKANIPTRMAFQVSSKIDSRTILDQGGAEQLLGHGDMLYLPPGTGLPIRVHGAFVSDEEVHRVVEAWKARGAPDYIEEILVGVEDSGSGFDGGGGEGGSGDDSEDDPLYDEAVRFVTESRRASISAVQRKLKIGYNRAARMIEAMEMAGVVTSMNTNGSREVLAPPPTRD, encoded by the coding sequence TTGAAGAATACCTCCTCTACCGCGCCGGCTTCCGTCTGGCGACAGCAATTGCATTACCGTCTTAAAGAGGGCGCTTTGATTGCGCTCGGCGCGTTGTGCGCATACCTCTGGATGGCATTGCTCACGTACGATCCGGCCGACCCCGGATGGACTCATACCAGTAACGTCCAGCAAGTCCAGAACGCCGCCGGCCGCGCCGGGGCCTGGTTCGCCGATGTGCTGTTCATGGCGCTCGGTTATTTTGCGTTCCTGTTTCCGTTGCTGCTGGGGATCAAGACCTGGCAAGTGTTTCGCGCGCGCCACCAGCCCTGGAGCTGGAACGGCTGGCTGTTCTCCTGGCGGTTGATCGGGCTCGTATTCCTGATTCTTTCCGGCTCCGCGCTGGCTTATATCCATTTCCAGTTCGCCAATAATCTGCCTGCGTCGGCGGGCGGGGCATTGGGCGAAAGTCTCGGGCAGCTCGCCGAGGCGGCGCTCAACGTTCAAGGCAGCACCTTATTGTTGCTGGCTTTCTTCCTGTTCGGTCTGACGGTGTTTACCGATCTGTCCTGGTTTAAGGTAATGGACCTGACCGGCAAGATCACGCTCGACCTGATCGAGCTGATTCAAAGTCTCTTCACCCGATGGTGGACCGCACGAAACGAGCGCAAGCAGGTTGTGGCGCAGCTGCGCGAAGTCGATGACGTGGTCAACGAGGTGGCCGGCTCACTTTCGGATCGCCGCGAGCGCGCCAAGGTGAAGGAGCGCCTGCTCGAGCGAGAAGAGTCGCTGAGTAAGCATATGACCGAACGCGATAAGCGTCCGGCGCTGATGATTCCGCCGCCCGCCCCACCCAAGCCGGTCGAACAGAGCAAGCGAGTATTAAAGGAAAAACAGGCCAACCTGTTTGTCGACCCGCTGATCGAAGGCAGCGTGCCGCCGCTGTCGCTGCTGGACGTCGCTGAGAAGCAGCAAAAACAGTACTCGCCCGAATCGCTGGAAGCCATGTCGCGGCTGCTGGAGATTAAACTGAAGGAGTTCGGCGTCGAAGTCATAGTCGAGTCGGTGCATCCAGGCCCGGTCATCACTCGCTTCGAGATCCAGCCGGCCGCTGGCGTCAAGGTCAGCCGCATATCAAACCTTGCCAAGGACCTGGCGCGCTCTCTGGCCGTGATCAGCGTCCGTGTGGTCGAGGTGATTCCCGGCAAGACGACTGTCGGCATCGAGATCCCTAACGAAGACCGTCAAATTGTGCGGTTCTCGGAAGTGCTGTCATCCGCTCCCTATGATGATGCCAAGTCGCCAGTCACCATTGCACTCGGCCACGATATCGGTGGTAAGCCGGTAATTGCCGACCTGGCGAAAATGCCCCACCTGCTGGTTGCAGGTACGACCGGTTCGGGTAAATCGGTCGGTGTGAACGCGATGATCCTGTCGATCCTGTTCAAGTCAACGCCGGAAGACGCGCGGCTGATCATGATCGACCCGAAGATGCTCGAACTGTCTATCTACGAAGGTATTCCGCATCTTCTATGCCCGGTTGTGACCGACATGAAGGAGGCCGCCAACGCGCTGCGCTGGAGCGTGGCCGAGATGGAGCGGCGCTACAAACTGATGGCGGCCATGGGTGTACGTAACCTGGCGGGCTTCAACCGCAAGGTGAAGGATGCAGAGGAGGCGGGTACACCGCTGACCGATCCGCTCTACCGTCGCGAAAGCATGGAAGACGAGGCGCCCCTGTTACACAAGCTGCCCACCATCGTAGTCGTGGTCGACGAATTTGCCGATATGATGATGATCGTCGGCAAGAAGGTCGAAGAGCTGATTGCGCGTATTGCGCAGAAGGCCCGCGCCGCTGGCATTCACCTGATCCTCGCGACCCAGCGTCCCTCGGTGGACGTCATTACCGGCCTGATCAAGGCCAACATTCCAACTCGCATGGCCTTCCAGGTTTCCAGCAAGATCGACTCGCGCACCATTCTCGACCAGGGCGGTGCCGAACAATTACTTGGTCACGGCGACATGCTTTACCTGCCTCCGGGTACCGGTCTGCCGATTCGCGTCCACGGTGCATTTGTTTCCGATGAAGAGGTGCACCGTGTTGTCGAGGCCTGGAAGGCTCGTGGTGCGCCTGACTACATCGAAGAGATTCTTGTCGGCGTGGAAGATTCCGGCAGCGGCTTCGATGGTGGCGGAGGCGAGGGCGGCAGCGGTGATGACAGTGAAGATGATCCGCTCTACGACGAGGCCGTACGCTTCGTCACCGAAAGTCGCCGAGCATCGATATCCGCCGTGCAGCGCAAGCTCAAGATCGGCTACAACCGCGCCGCGCGGATGATCGAAGCCATGGAAATGGCCGGCGTAGTGACCTCAATGAATACCAACGGCTCGCGCGAAGTGCTCGCGCCGCCTCCTACCCGCGACTAG
- the lolA gene encoding outer membrane lipoprotein chaperone LolA, translated as MQLIRALFASALLLTLVPAQADQAASVQRLTGLLQKAETLTGRFSQLSLDGSGTQLQETSGEMALKRPGQFRWHTDEPMEQLLISNGKKVWLYDPDLEQVTIQTLDQRLTHTPALLLSGDVSAISENFDVSHQEAGEVVDFTLKPKAKDTLFDTLRLSFRGNVINDMQMVDGVGQRTNILFQGVRLNQPLKADQFTFEIPEGTDVISE; from the coding sequence ATGCAGTTGATTCGTGCGTTGTTTGCATCCGCTCTGCTGTTAACACTGGTTCCGGCCCAGGCCGACCAGGCCGCTTCCGTGCAGCGCCTGACCGGTCTGCTGCAGAAGGCTGAAACCCTGACCGGACGTTTTTCCCAGCTGTCGCTTGACGGCAGCGGTACCCAGCTCCAGGAAACGTCCGGCGAGATGGCGCTTAAGCGGCCGGGTCAGTTCCGCTGGCACACCGATGAGCCGATGGAGCAGTTGTTGATTTCCAATGGCAAGAAAGTCTGGCTGTACGATCCGGATCTCGAACAGGTAACCATCCAGACGCTTGATCAACGCCTGACCCATACGCCGGCACTGTTGCTTTCGGGCGACGTCTCGGCCATCAGCGAAAACTTCGACGTCTCGCATCAGGAAGCGGGCGAGGTGGTGGATTTCACGTTGAAGCCCAAGGCCAAGGACACCTTGTTCGACACCCTGCGCTTGTCATTTCGCGGCAACGTAATCAATGACATGCAGATGGTCGACGGTGTCGGTCAGCGCACCAATATTCTGTTTCAGGGTGTCAGGCTGAACCAACCGCTGAAGGCCGACCAGTTCACCTTCGAGATTCCCGAGGGAACCGACGTCATTTCCGAGTGA